One stretch of Lucilia cuprina isolate Lc7/37 chromosome 6, ASM2204524v1, whole genome shotgun sequence DNA includes these proteins:
- the LOC111676033 gene encoding protocadherin-like wing polarity protein stan isoform X2: MHFQQHHLQKHGLPSTAIATTTTKTSSSSASFHSSSQSSKSFFSSCSTVKTSKTKGNFMKITNKTSCCSCSNISSCCPHSKATRTSSPALQLLLKHILILLLTICHTVQITKAYLIIVHESTEPGTVIFNASVYKLGSERHYKINAHKSAHFVHHLVAVNHKDGQIQLKKSLKCDGIYYPNLFTFYVDSTSNRLRSIDYYSLPIRIFVSGHTCNEDRRVEEEIHARHYEEEDNGYSRRRKRRDLLELEDDLSNSKSLQPITTITSNTLDLYNHNHSRNDFREGDLIFGDAYDNEMRHRILSRKRRGFSDINPFALETNLHRRITDAKQWISETYASYAIHTTDKWNQICLRKSQFINNLNAFLPRSICQYCKVNFLDVNDERFAIEHQNRDLVASRDVCIHESMWKVSITFNIRCDRNDIVDSDHRLKIVYHHQEFNDTDIAKRVRRELRNQSPFFEQALYVASVLEEQPAGSTVTAVRARDPEDSPVVYSMVSLLDSRSQSLFKVDSRTGVVTTSASLDRELMDVHYFRVVATDDSFPPRSGTTTLQVNVLDCNDHSPTFEAEQFETSIREGATVGSTVITLRATDQDIGKNAEIEYGIESVTDGTGTLQDQEIPIFRIDARSGVIATRTSLDRETSDSYNIVVTASDMASAQSERKTATASVLVKILDDNDNYPQFSERTYTVQVPEDRWGDDNVVAHIRATDADQGNNAAIRYAIIGGNTQSQFAIDSMSGDVSLVKPLDYESVRSYRLVIRAQDGGSPSRSNTTQLLVNVLDTNDNAPRFYTSQFQESVLENVPVGYNIIRVQAYDSDEGANAEIQYSILERDDNFPLAVDSRTGWIQTIKQLDREEQSRFAFQVIAKDGGIPPKSASSTVVITVQDVNDNDPVFNPKYYEANVGEDQPPGTPVCTVTATDPDEDSRLHYEITSGNTRGRFAITSQNGRGLITIAQSLDYKQEKRFLLTITATDSGGRADTATVNINITDANNFAPIFENAPYSASVFEDAPIGTTVLVVSATDSDVGINAQITYSLNEESINGLSSPDPFSINPQTGAIITNALLDRETTSGYLLTVTAKDGGNPSLSDTTDVEISVTDVNDNPPQFKNPLYQASILEDALVGTSVLQVSASDPDIGLNGRIKYLLSDRDVEDGSFVIDPTSGTIRTNKGLDRESVAIYHLTALAVDKGSPSMSSSVEVQIRLEDVNDSPPTFPSDKITLYVPENSPVGSVVGEIHAHDPDEGVNAVVHYSIIGGDDSNSFSLVTRPGSERAQLLTMTELDYESNRKRFELVIRAASPPLRNDAHVEILVTDVNDNAPVLRDFQVIFNNFRDHFPSGDIGRIPAFDADVSDKLTYRILSGNNANLIRLNQTSGGLSLSPQLNTNVPKFATMEVSVTDGINEAKAIMQLAVRLITEDMLFNSVTVRLNEMTEEAFLSPLLNFFLDGLAAIIPCPKENIFIFSIQDDTDVTSRILNVSFSAKRPDVSHEEFYTPQYLQERVYLNRAILARLATVEVLPFDDNLCVREPCLNFEECLTVLKFGNASDFIHSDTVLFRPIYPVNTFACSCPEGFTGSKEHYLCDTEVDLCYSDPCENGGSCIRREGGYTCVCPASHTGVNCETDIRKLKPCMSDICEGGLSCMNNYLSSQPPPYTATCELRSRSFSRNSFLTFESLKQRHRFNVKLRFATVHENGLLLYNGRYNELHDFIALEIVQGHITFTFSLGDRIEKVSIVQHSKVSDGQWHEVEVVYLNRTVTLILDNCDTAIALAGNLGERWNCANQTTLKLDKKCSLLTETCHRFLDLTGPLQVGGLPRIPAHFPIENQDYVGCISDLRIDERFIDLNSYVADNGTISGCPQKNPLCSSEPCFNGGVCREGWNVYTCECPEGYAGNQCQDTIPAPWRFAGDGSLSFNPLLRPIQLPWVTSLSLRTRQEDAFIIQIQIGQNSSAVICLKNGILYYIYDNEPMFLAGAYLSDGEWHRIEIKWQSSELQFSVDFGQRVGSVPISQKIQGLYVGKIVIGNADSSIGHVGDLLPYEGCIQDVRIGAAQSVLSRPTIRENVEDGCISKAECPQSCPSHSTCTTSWDESKCECLPGYVGSECLPICTVKPCAAGVCRANISDLRGYHCECNSTYQHGEYCEKTVQQPCPGGWWGEKVCGPCKCNVKQGYHPDCHKTTGQCHCKTNHYQPPNETACIPCDCYSIGSFNSACNPLTGQCECREGVIGRRCDSCSNPYAEVTLNGCEVVYDACPRSFAAGVWWPRTPLGSTTVENCPTPAKGKGQRTCDNLSGGWNIPDMFNCTSEPFVELRKQLSQMEKMELELNSFVAIKTAENLQKACITVDRTKVQKKPPIKDHRRYKMESSFLLNENNNVWSNEIEMEYLSDEMKFSHDRLYGADLLVTEGLLQELINYELMQNGLNLTHSQDKYFIKNLVEAASVILDRKYGQEWKRASELIQRGPDDLLDAFNKYMVVLARSQHDTYTNPFEIVQPNMAFGLDIVTMESLFGYEPEQLSEYHKTKYLKPNAFTTESVILPDTSAFLQHSAKQKPVITFPKYNNYIQDKTKFDKYTKVLVPLDMLGISPPESNEVTHGSSDYKAIVSYAQYKDVGQLLPDMFDETITRRWGVDIEVASPILSLAILVPSTEAEEKRIEIPYRKISSQKTFSVSGSSEQEFIEVFDVPKKPGQSSGNSVSGSEEHMIENIRITAHEIPPPSSKAEDSNEAVEIEDVEEPHLKVRFDDNIEFHGNSGEEVIDSPENMNGGNNNNNNYEGSIEHEDSMEKGENEAFYRNRRLVKRQVEVIYPNEQQQQNKHITYRSLGSPHLSQPIKLQMWLDIDVTRFGPRSNPQCVRWNSFTNQWTRLGCQTDIPDYENMHLLPPQPILVNCTCTHISNYAVIVDVIDPEDIPEPSLLVQITSYSAFLVSLPVLLSVLIALALLRGQQTNSNTIHQNIVLCVFFAELLFFVGMQSRRNLLENEFPCKLIAICLHYFWLAAFGWTTVDCVHLYRMLTEMRDINHGPMGFYFAMGYGAPAIVVGLSVGVRAHEYGNSLFCWLSVYEPVVWWLVGPIAGMSIVNLLILFVSVKAAFTLKDHVLGFGNLRTLLWLSVVSLPLMGVMWVLAVLAASESSQLLSMLLSGVVVLHAIFCLVGYCIINKRVRENLQRTFLRCMGRKVPLLDSSMVVSNSSHNVNGTTRPNNFLNANGYDTQRRNVGISVSSTTSRSTAKTSSSPYSDGQLRQTSTSTSNYNSNSDAPSFLRGFDSSTTSGQHERKSRRHRKDSDSGSETDGRSLELASSHSSDDDESRTNRSSTTGTGTSTHRSTAVSITPSFLPNITEHVQATTPPELNVVQSPQLFPSVNKPVYAPRWSSQLPDAYMQPPANMGRWSQETGSDNEHIHHGQKMTISPNPLPNPDLTDTSYLQQHHNKINMTPSILENLQNARPTDSYDGLERESLYGRRPDNYVQYEGITSNISNYKPPSHYGSEHDYNGSNNGNQSNGSNGSGNIANGNNGSNGGGGGTQIVNHMRTFHNDNAYLSDSIYDKQRTIGSPYMSKDRIAPDIYGSRENHYSLKKQPPIYAGDSVHSVHSLLRNDYQQQQRHLQQHNDHHSDRMSEGSDKNGYHFPYTAEEDHLSSARKLSLQHNPSPALHSSQQILNGHQPHHHGHHAGGMVNDINNPGLMNRHTLNGSSRHSSRASSPPSSSIVAPMQPLAPLTSITDTDSWSWERLKKI, translated from the exons atgcatTTTCAACAACACCACCTACAAAAACATGGTTTACCATCAACAGCAATTgccacaactacaacaaaaacatcatcatcatcagcctCATTTCACTCGTCATCACAATCATCAAAGTCCTTCTTCTCGTCCTGCTCTACAGTTAAAACATCAAAAACCAAaggaaattttatgaaaatcacaAACAAAACCAGCTGCTGTAGTTGCAGCAACATCAGTAGTTGCTGTCCGCACTCGAAAGCAACCAGAACCTCAAGTCCAGCATTACAATTGTTGTTGAAACACATTTTAATACTCCTGCTAACCATCTGCCATACAGTACAAATTACAAAGGCGTATCTCATAATCGTACACGAGAGTACCGAACCGGGCACTGTTATCTTTAATGCCTCCGTTTATAAGTTGGGCTCAGAACGCCACTATAAAATTAATGCTCATAAGTCGGCTCATTTTGTGCATCATCTAGTCGCTGTCAATCACAAAGATGGACAAATACAATTAAAGAAATCTCTTAAATGTGATGGCATCTATTATCCGAATCTATTTACTTTCTATGTGGACTCCACTTCGAATAGATTGCGCAGCATAGATTACTATAGTCTGCCTATACGTATATTCGTATCGGGTCATACCTGTAATGAGGATCGTCGCGTGGAAGAGGAAATTCATGCACGTCACTATGAGGAAGAGGATAATGGGTATTCGAGACGTAGAAAGAGAAGAGATTTACTGGAGCTAGAAGACGATTTAAGTAATAGTAAATCACTGCAGCCCATTACGACAATAACATCGAATACTTTAGATCTCTATAATCATAATCATTCGCGCAATGATTTTCGTGAGGGTGATTTGATATTTGGTGATGCCTATGACAATGAAATGCGTCATCGTATTTTGTCACGCAAGAGACGTGGTTTTAGTGATATCAATCCCTTTGCGTTGGAAACTAATTTACATCGTCGCATTACCGATGCTAAGCAATGGATTTCGGAAACCTATGCCTCCTATGCCATACACACCACCGATAAATGGAATCAGATTTGCCTAAGAAAATCCcagtttattaataatttaaatgccTTCCTACCACGCTCCATATGTCAATATTGCAAAGTGAATTTCTTAGATGTCAATGATGAACGTTTCGCTATAGAACATCAAAATCGGGATTTGGTGGCCAGTCGTGATGTCTGTATACACGAATCCATGTGGAAAGTTAGCATAACATTTAATATACGTTGTGATCGTAATGATATAGTGGACTCGGATCATCGTTTGAAGATTGTCTATCATCATCAGGAATTCAATGATACCGATATAGCTAAAAGAGTACGAAGAGAGTTAAGAAATCAATCACCTTTCTTTGAGCAAGCCTTATATGTGGCTTCAGTATTGGAAGAGCAACCAGCTGGCTCGACTGTCACCGCTGTGAGAGCCCGAGATCCAGAAGATTCACCTGTTGTATATTCCATGGTTTCTTTATTGGATTCTCGTTCTCAGTCTTTGTTTAAAGTTGACTCCCGTACTGGTGTGGTAACGACATCAGCGAGTTTGGATCGAGAGCTCATGGATGTTCATTACTTTCGTGTGGTGGCCACCGATGATAGTTTTCCACCACGTTCGGGTACCACTACATTACAGGTAAATGTTTTGGATTGTAATGATCACAGTCCCACCTTTGAGGCCGAACAATTTGAGACCTCTATACGGGAGGGAGCAACGGTAGGCTCCACCGTGATAACATTGCGTGCTACCGATCAGGATATAGGTAAAAATGCAGAGATTGAATATGGCATAGAAAGCGTAACAG ATGGCACTGGTACCTTACAGGATCAGGAAATTCCCATATTTCGAATTGATGCTCGTAGTGGTGTCATAGCTACACGCACTTCCTTGGATCGTGAAACTTCCGACAGTTATAATATTGTGGTTACCGCTTCGGATATGGCTTCGGCTCAAAGTGAACGCAAGACAGCCACAGCCAGTGTGTTAGTAAAAATCCTGGATGACAATGATAATTATCCGCAATTTAGTGAACGCACCTATACAGTCCAAGTACCCGAAGATCGTTGGGGTGATGATAATGTAGTGGCCCACATCAGGGCCACCGATGCCGATCAGGGTAATAATGCAGCCATACGTTATGCCATTATAGGTGGTAATACACAGTCACAATTTGCCATCGATTCCATGAGTGGTGATGTTAGTTTGGTTAAGCCTTTGGATTATGAAAGTGTACGCAGTTATCGTTTGGTTATACGGGCCCAAGATGGTGGTAGTCCCTCAAGAAGTAATACTACACAATTGCTGGTCAATGTCCTGGATACTAATGACAATGCTCCGCGTTTTTATACCTCTCAGTTTCAAGAGTCCGTTTTGGAAAATGTTCCAGTGGGTTATAATATAATACGTGTTCAGGCTTATGACTCGGATGAGGGAGCCAATGCTGAAATTCAATATAGCATTTTAGAAAGAGATGATAATTTCCCTTTGGCTGTGGATTCTCGCACTGGTTGGATTCAAACCATAAAGCAATTAGATCGTGAAGAACAAAGTCGTTTTGCTTTTCAAGTTATAGCTAAAGATGGTGGTATTCCTCCCAAATCGGCCAGTTCTACGGTGGTGATTACAGTGCAAGATGTTAATGATAATGATCCTGTCTTCAATCCAAAATACTATGAAGCTAATGTGGGTGAGGACCAGCCTCCTGGTACACCCGTTTGTACAGTCACTGCCACCGATCCTGATGAAGATTCACGTTTACATTATGAAATAACTTCGGGCAATACTAGAGGTCGTTTTGCCATAACCTCGCAGAATGGTCGTGGCCTTATAACTATCGCCCAGTCTTTGGATTACAAACaagaaaagagatttttattaaCCATAACCGCCACAGATTCAGGTGGCAGAGCCGATACTGCTACTGTTAACATCAATATAACAGATGCTAATAATTTCGCCCCCATTTTTGAAAATGCTCCCTACAGTGCTTCTGTGTTTGAAGATGCTCCCATAGGTACTACTGTCTTAGTAGTCTCTGCCACTGATAGTGATGTGGGCATAAATGCTCAGATAACTTATTCCTTAAATGAGGAAAGCATCAATGGTTTAAGCAGTCCAGATCCGTTTTCTATTAATCCTCAAACGGGAGCCATTATTACAAATGCATTGTTGGATCGTGAAACGACTAGTGGCTATCTGTTAACTGTTACCGCCAAAGATGGTGGTAATCCTTCGTTAAGTGATACCACAGATGTGGAAATAAGTGTTACCGATGTCAATGATAATCCTCCACAGTTTAAGAATCCTTTATATCAGGCCTCCATACTAGAAGATGCCTTGGTGGGCACTTCAGTTCTGCAAGTTTCGGCTTCTGATCCTGATATTGGTTTAAATGGTCGTATTAAGTATTTGCTAAGTGATCGTGATGTAGAAGATGGTTCCTTTGTTATCGATCCCACCTCGGGTACCATAAGAACCAACAAGGGTTTGGATCGTGAAAGTGTGGCTATATATCATCTAACAGCCTTAGCGGTAGATAAAGGTTCTCCCTCAATGTCAAGTTCGGTGGAGGTACAAATACGTTTGGAAGATGTTAACGATTCACCACCCACTTTCCCTTCGGATAAAATAACGTTATATGTACCAGAAAATTCACCAGTCGGCTCAGTTGTAGGAGAGATACATGCTCATGATCCCGATGAAGGTGTTAATGCTGTAGTGCACTATTCCATCATAGGAGGCGATGATTCCAATTCCTTTTCTTTAGTTACAAGGCCGGGTTCCGAGAGAGCACAATTGCTGACTATGACAGAGCTGGATTATGAATCCAATCGTAAACGTTTCGAATTGGTGATACGAGCTGCCAGTCCTCCATTGCGCAACGATGCTCATGTAGAGATTTTAGTCACCGATGTCAATGATAATGCTCCTGTTCTAAGAGATTTTCAAGTGATATTTAACAATTTCCGAGATCACTTTCCTAGTGGTGATATTGGCCGGATACCCGCCTTCGATGCAGATGTTAGTGATAAGCTCACCTATCGGATTTTATCGGGCAACAATGCCAATTTGATTCGATTAAATCAGACTAGCGGTGGCTTAAGTCTTAGCCCCCAACTCAATACTAATGTACCGAAATTTGCCACCATGGAGGTTTCAGTGACGGATGGCATCAATGAAGCAAAAGCTATTATGCAACTAGCGGTGCGCTTGATTACAGAAGATATGCTATTCAATTCGGTAACAGTGCGTTTGAATGAAATGACAGAAGAAGCTTTCCTTTCACCTTTGCTGAATTTCTTTCTGGATGGCTTGGCCGCCATTATACCCTGTCCCAAGgagaatattttcattttctccATACAAGATGATACGGATGTTACTTCACGCATATTGAATGTTAGCTTTTCAGCTAAAAGACCCGATGTCTCACATGAGGAGTTCTATACTCCCCAATATTTGCAGGAACGAGTGTACTTAAATCGTGCTATTCTAGCTAGATTAGCCACAGTGGAAGTTTTGCCTTTCGATGATAATCTTTGTGTAAGAGAGCCCTGTTTAAACTTTGAAGAATGCTTGACAGTGTTGAAATTCGGCAATGCTTCTGATTTTATACACAGCGATACTGTTCTATTCCGTCCTATATATCCTGTTAACACATTTGCCTGTTCCTGTCCTGAAGGTTTTACCGGCAGCAAAGAACATTATCTGTGTGACACCGAAGTTGATTTGTGTTACTCCGATCCGTGTGAAAACGGTGGCTCTTGTATAAGACGAGAGGGTGGTTATACCTGTGTTTGTCCGGCTTCTCATACTGGAGTTAATTGTGAAACTGATATAAGAAAATTGAAACCTTGCATGTCCGACATATGTGAGGGTGGTTTGTCCTGCATGAATAACTATTTAAGCTCACAACCACCACCGTATACAGCGACTTGTGAACTACGTTCACGTTCATTCTCACGCAACTCTTTTCTCACTTTCGAAAGTCTTAAGCAACGTCATCGTTTCAATGTAAAATTACGTTTTGCTACTGTCCATGAAAATGGTTTGTTGCTGTACAATGGCCGCTATAATGAGTTGCATGATTTCATAGCTTTGGAAATAGTACAGGGTCATATTACGTTTACATTTTCCCTGGGTGATCGTATAGAAAAGGTGTCAATAGTACAGCATTCCAAGGTATCGGATGGCCAATGGCATGAAGTGGAGGTGGTGTATTTAAATCGTACTGTCACTTTAATATTGGATAATTGCGATACGGCCATAGCGTTGGCTGGCAACTTGGGTGAACGTTGGAATTGTGCCAATCAGACAACTTTGAAATTGgataaaaaatgttctttactCACCGAAACCTGTCATCGTTTCTTGGATTTGACCGGTCCTCTGCAAGTCGGTGGTTTACCCCGAATTCCTGCCCATTTTCCTATCGAAAATCAAGATTATGTGGGTTGCATATCTGATCTACGTATAGATGAGcgttttattgatttaaattcgTATGTAGCGGACAATGGCACTATATCGGGTTGCCCTCAAAAGAATCCTTTATGTTCTTCAGAGCCCTGCTTTAATGGCGGTGTATGTCGCGAGGGTTGGAACGTCTACACCTGTGAGTGTCCTGAAGGTTATGCTGGTAATCAATGTCAAGATACAATACCCGCACCCTGGCGCTTTGCAGGTGATGGCAGCTTAAGTTTTAATCCTTTACTTAGACCCATACAATTACCTTGGGTCACATCTTTATCGCTGAGAACCCGTCAAGAAGATGCctttattatacaaatacaaattggTCAGAATAGTTCGGCGGTCATATGCTTGAAAAATGGCATCTTGTATTATATCTACGACAATGAACCCATGTTTTTGGCTGGAGCTTATTTGTCCGATGGTGAATGGCATCGTATAGAAATCAAGTGGCAAAGTTCTGAATTACAGTTTTCAGTGGATTTCGGTCAACGTGTAGGTTCTGTGCCCATATCTCAGAAAATACAAGGTCTTTATGTAGGCAAAATAGTTATTGGTAATGCCGACAGCTCTATAGGTCATGTAGGAGATCTATTGCCCTATGAAGGTTGTATACAAGATGTTCGCATAGGTGCGGCGCAATCAGTTCTTTCGCGTCCTACCATACGCGAGAATGTGGAAGATGGTTGCATATCGAAAGCAGAATGTCCTCAATCATGTCCCAGTCATTCTACTTGCACTACTTCTTGGGATGAATCGAAATGTGAATGTCTTCCCGGCTATGTGGGTTCGGAATGTTTACCTATTTGCACGGTTAAACCCTGTGCCGCTGGTGTATGTCGTGCTAATATTAGTGATTTACGTGGCTATCACTGTGAGTGCAACTCCACATATCAACATGGAGAATATTGTGAAAAGACAGTTCAACAACCCTGTCCAGGAGGTTGGTGGGGTGAGAAAGTTTGCGGTCCCTGTAAATGTAATGTTAAACAGGGTTATCATCCCGATTGTCATAAGACTACCGGACAATGTCACTGTAAAACGAATCACTATCAACCTCCCAATGAGACCGCCTGTATACCTTGTGATTGCTATTCCATTGGCTCTTTTAACAGCGCCTGTAACCCACTGACAGGTCAGTGTGAGTGTCGTGAGGGTGTTATAGGAAGAAGATGTGATTCATGCTCAAATCCTTATGCAGAGGTAACACTAAATGGCTGTGAAGTGGTCTATGATGCCTGTCCAAGATCTTTTGCTGCGGGTGTATGGTGGCCTCGCACTCCTCTAGGTAGTACTACTGTCGAAAATTGCCCTACACCCGCCAAGGGTAAGGGACAAAGAACCTGTGACAATTTGTCGGGAGGATGGAATATACCCGACATGTTTAACTGTACATCTGAACCATTTGTGGAACTGCGAAAACAATTATCACAAATGGAAAAAATGGAACTGGAACTTAACTCCTTTGTGGCCATCAAGACAGCGGAAAATCTACAAAAGGCTTGTATAACAGTAGATCGTACAAAGGTCCAGAAGAAACCACCCATAAAAGATCATAGACGCTATAAAATGGAATCTTCTTTCCTgctaaatgaaaacaataatgtTTGGTCGAATGAAATAGAAATGGAATATCTATcagatgaaatgaaattttctcaTGATCGTTTGTATGGAGCCGATCTGCTGGTAACCGAGGGTCTGCTGCAAGAGCTTATCAATTACGAATTAATGCAAAATGGTTTAAATCTCACGCACTCACAAGATAAATATTTCATCAAGAATCTGGTAGAGGCTGCTAGTGTTATATTGGATCGTAAGTACGGTCAAGAATGGAAAAGAGCTTCGGAATTGATACAACGTGGTCCAGATGATCTGTTGGATGCTTTCAACAAGTATATGGTTGTTTTAGCCAGATCTCAACATGACACCTATACCAATCCTTTTGAAATTGTACAACCCAATATGGCTTTTGGTTTGGATATAGTAACCATGGAATCTCTATTTGGCTATGAACCCGAACAATTGAGTGAATATCACAAGACTAAGTATCTCAAACCAAATGCCTTTACCACGGAAAGTGTTATATTACCAGATACCAGCgctttcttacaacattcggcTAAACAAAAACCAGTTATAACCTTCCCCAAATACAACAATTACATACAAGATAAGACCAAGTTTGATAAATACACGAAAGTCTTGGTACCTCTAGATATGTTAGGCATTTCACCACCCGAAAGCAATGAAGTGACTCATGGCTCAAGTGATTACAAAGCCATCGTATCCTATGCCCAATATAAAGATGTGGGCCAGTTATTACCTGATATGTTTGATGAGACCATAACCAGAAGATGGGGTGTTGATATAGAAGTAGCTTCTCCTATACTATCGCTGGCGATTTTAGTTCCCTCCACCGAAGCCGAAGAGAAACGCATCGAAATTCCCTATCGTAAGATATCATCGCAAAAGACTTTCTCGGTATCGGGTTCTTCGGAACAGGAATTTATTGAAGTATTCGATGTACCCAAGAAACCAGGGCAATCTTCCGGTAACTCTGTCTCTGGCAGTGAAGAACACATGATAGAAAATATACGCATAACAGCCCACGAAATACCTCCGCCATCCTCAAAAGCGGAAGACAGTAATGAAGCCGTAGAAATAGAAGATGTTGAAGAACCTCATCTTAAGGTTAGATTTGATGATAATATAGAATTTCACGGTAATTCGGGAGAAGAAGTTATTGATTCACCCGAAAATATGAATGGcggtaacaataacaacaataactacgAAGGCTCTATTGAACATGAAGATTCCATGGAGAAAGGCGAGAATGAAGCATTTTATCGTAATCGTCGTTTGGTTAAACGTCAAGTGGAGGTCATCTATCCCAAtgaacagcagcagcaaaataAACATATCACCTATAGATCTCTGGGTTCACCCCACCTTTCGCAACCCATTAAACTGCAAATGTGGTTAGATATCGATGTTACACGCTTTGGTCCACGCTCCAATCCACAATGTGTACGCTGGAATTCTTTTACCAATCAGTGGACTCGCCTGGGCTGTCAAACCGATATACCCGACTatgaaaatatgcatttactACCGCCACAACCCATACTAGTCAACTGCACCTGTACCCACATCTCCAACTATGCTGTCATTGTTGATGTTATCGATCCAGAGGACATACCAGAACCTTCTCTTCTCGTACAAATCACCTCATATTCAGCATTCCTAGTATCACTACCCGTTCTACTGAGCGTATTGATTGCATTGGCTTTACTGCGTGGCCAGCAGACCAATTCGAATACCATTCACCAGAATATAGTGTTATGTGTTTTCTTTGCCGAATTGCTATTCTTTGTGGGTATGCAATCACGACGTAATTTACTTGAAAATGAATTTCCTTGCAAGCTGATTGCGATTTGTTTGCATTACTTCTGGCTGGCGGCATTCGGCTGGACGACGGTTGACTGTGTTCATTTGTATCGTATGCTAACGGAGATGCGTGATATTAATCATGGTCCGATGGGTTTCTACTTTGCAATGGGTTATGGTGCACCGGCCATCGTTGTTGGTCTATCGGTGGGTGTACGAGCTCACGAATATGGCAATAGTCTGTT CTGCTGGCTATCAGTATATGAACcagttgtatggtggctagTAGGACCAATTGCCGGCATGTCAATTGTTAATCTTCTGATACTCTTCGTCTCTGTAAAGGCTGCCTTTACCTTAAAAGATCATGTTTTAGGTTTTGGTAATTTACGTACACTACTCTGGCTCTCGGTTGTCTCCCTACCTCTAATGGGTGTTATGTGGGTATTGGCCGTATTGGCAGCTTCGGAAAGTTCGCAACTCTTGAGTATGTTACTATCAGGTGTGGTAGTGTTGCATGCCATTTTCTGCCTGGTGGGCTATTGTATTATCAACAAAAGGGTTAGAGAAAATCTACAGAGAACATTTTTACGTTGTATGGGTAGGAAGGTGCCACTGTTGGACTCCTCCATGGTGGTGAGTAATAGTTCACATAATGTAAATGGTACCACAAGGCCGAATAACTTTCTCAATGCCAATGGCTATGATACACAACGACGAAACGTGGGTATAAGTGTGTCGAGCACTACATCGAGGAGTACGGCCAAGACTAGTTCTAGCCCTTACAG TGATGGTCAACTAAGACAGACATCTACTTCTACTTCCAATTACAATTCGAACAGTGATGCACCTAGCTTCTTAAGAGGTTTTGATTCTTCTACCACCAGTGGACAGCATGAACGTAAATCTAGAAGGCATAGAAAAGATTCGGATTCCGGCTCAGAAACTGATGGTAGGTCATTGGAATTGGCTTCTAGCCATTCTAGTGATGATGATGAGTCTAGAACAAATCGTTCTTCTACTACAGGCACGGGCACCAGCACTCACCGCAGTACAGCTGTAAGCATAACCCCCTCTTTTCTACCCAATATCACCGAGCATGTACAAGCCACCACACCGCCCGAGCTAAATGTGGTGCAAAGTCCTCAGCTCTTCCCAAGTGTTAATAAGCCAGTCTATGCTCCTCGTTGGTCAAGCCAGTTGCCCGATGCCTATATGCAGCCTCCAGCCAATATGGGTAGATGGTCTCAGGAGACCGGTTCGGATAATGAACACATACATCATGGACAAAAAATGACCATATCACCCAATCCTTTACCAAATCCCGATCTCACCGATACCTCTTACCTGCAACAGCATCACAATAAAATCAATATGACTCCTTCGATAttggaaaatttacaaaatgccCGTCCCACAGACAGTTATGATGGCTTGGAAAGGGAAAGTTTATATGGACGCAGACCCGATAATTATGTGCAATATGAAGGCATCACATCGAATATCAGCAACTATAAACCTCCGAGTCATTATGGCAGTGAACATGACTACAATGGCAGCAATAATGGCAATCAAAGTAATGGCAGCAATGGCTCTGGCAATATAGCAAATGGCAATAATGGCTCcaatggtggtggtggtggtactCAGATCGTTAATCATATGCGCACTTTTCACAATGACAATGCCTACTTGAGTGATAGTATTTATGATAAACAGCGAACAATAGGTTCACCCTATATGTCTAAAGATCGTATAGCACCCGATATTTATGGTTCAAGAGAAAATCATTATAGTCTGAAAAAACAACCACCCATATATGCGGGAGATTCAGTGCATTCCGTACATTCGCTGTTGCGCAATGATTATCAACAGCAACAGCGTCATTTACAACAACACAACGATCATCATTCGGATCGCATGTCTGAGGGCTCCGATAAGAATGGTTATCATTTCCCCTATACAGCCGAAGAGGATCATTTGTCTTCGGCACGTAAACTAAGTTTACAACACAATCCATCACCTGCCCTCCACAGTTCTCAGCAAATACTCAACGGTCATCAGCCGCATCATCATGGTCATCATGCGGGCGGCATGGTGAATGATATAAATAATCCAGGTCTTATGAATAGACACACCTTAAATGGTTCTTCACGTCATAGCTCGAGAGCCTCATCACCACCCTCGTCTAGTATAGTGGCACCAATGCAGCCCTTAGCGCCTCTGACAAGTATAACCGATACAGA